A stretch of the Drosophila sulfurigaster albostrigata strain 15112-1811.04 chromosome 2L, ASM2355843v2, whole genome shotgun sequence genome encodes the following:
- the LOC133844202 gene encoding angiopoietin-related protein 2-like: MASSFLGLDKIHALTAEFSQELIVILEDFEGNKAYETFAKFAIGDEDEEYAIHTLGEAHGTAGDSLIDNFRQKFTTFDRDHDTWSKGNCAESQKAAWWYHSCSKSHLTGKYNGLNFSGIYYEKFNGFESLKRATMMLRPRTTF, from the exons ATGGCGAGTTCTTTTTTGGGATTGGATAAAATACACGCACTGACAGCGGAGTTCAGTCAGGAGTTGATAGTGATTCTAGAAGATTTTGAGGGAAACAAAGCTTACGAGACTTTTGCGAAATTTGCCATTGGCGACGAAGATGAAGAGTACGCAATTCACACGCTAGGCGAAGCCCACGGCACTGCGGGTGACTCGCTCATTGATAATTTTCGCCAGAAATTTACAACCTTTGATCGGGATCATGATACATGGAGCAAGGGCAATTGTGCTGAGAGTCAAAAAGCCGCCTGGTGGTATCATAGTTGTTCGAAATC acATTTGACTGGTAAATACAATGGGTTAAACTTCTCAGGCATATACTACGAGAAGTTCAACGGCTTTGAGTCCCTTAAAAGAGCTACTATGATGTTACGTCCAAGGACGACTTTCTAG
- the LOC133844129 gene encoding fibrinogen-like protein 1 yields MDGSVDFNRNWTDYRQGFGDLRGEFFIGLDKLHLITKSQTHELYIYLKDFDDEERYARYDNFYIGDEDEFYKIKSIGSYSGDAGNALEHHKNSKFSTSDRDNDGAKGHCGQTYKSGWWFESCYMCNLNGIYKDELDAIVEWRTWHTKSLKFVQMMIRPISK; encoded by the exons ATGGATGGATCTGTTGATTTTAATCGCAATTGGACAGATTATCGCCAAGGATTTGGTGATCTGCGTGGAGAATTTTTCATTGGACTCGATAAACTGCATCTAATAACTAAATCGCAAACGCACGAGTTATACATTTACCTTAAAGACTTTGACGATGAGGAGCGATATGCCCGATatgataatttttatataggAGATGAGGACgagttttataaaattaaatccaTTGGCAGTTACTCTGGTGATGCTGGCAATGCCTTGGAACATCATAAGAACTCGAAATTTTCGACTTCAGATCGGGATAATGATGGCGCTAAAGGACATTGTGGACAAACCTACAAATCCGGTTGGTGGTTTGAAAGTTGTTATATGTg TAATTTAAATGGAATATATAAAGATGAACTTGATGCTATTGTCGAATGGAGAACATGGCACACAAAAAGTCTCAAATTTGTTCAAATGATGATTAGACCGATAtcgaaataa
- the LOC133844969 gene encoding fibrinogen-like protein 1 has product MVTFSVPCDSRLAGSGWTVIQRRMDGSVDFNRNWTDYRQGFGDLSGEFFIGLDKLHLITKSQTHELYIYLKDFDDKERYARYDNFYIGDEDEFYKIKSIGSYSGNAGNALEHHKNSKFSTSDRDNDGAKGHCGQTYKSGWWFDDCYICNVNGIYDKNAKALSDPGVKWNSWSNNPLKFVQMMIRPK; this is encoded by the exons ATGGTTACATTTTCGGTGCCATGTGATTCGCGTTTAGCTGGCTCTGGATGGACTGTGATTCAAAGACGTATGGATGGATCTGTTGATTTTAATCGCAATTGGACAGATTATCGCCAAGGATTTGGTGATCTGAGTGGAGAATTTTTCATTGGACTTGATAAACTGCATCTAATAACTAAATCGCAAACGCACGAGTTGTACATTTACCTTAAAGACTTTGACGACAAGGAGCGATATGCCCGATatgataatttttatataggAGATGAGGACgagttttataaaattaaatccaTTGGCAGTTACTCTGGTAATGCTGGCAATGCCTTGGAACATCATAAGAACTCGAAATTTTCGACTTCAGATCGGGATAATGATGGCGCTAAAGGACATTGTGGACAAACCTACAAATCCGGTTGGTGGTTTGACGATTGTTATATATG TAATGTAAATGGAATTTATGATAAGAATGCGAAAGCATTAAGCGATCCAGGCGTGAAATGGAATTCGTGGAGTAATAACCCACTTAAATTTGTTCAAATGATGATTAGaccaaaataa